In a genomic window of [Empedobacter] haloabium:
- a CDS encoding heparan-alpha-glucosaminide N-acetyltransferase domain-containing protein, with protein MQLDAWRAGRRLLARLRAGGAALSAQARFLSLDVLRGLTVALMIVVNTPGSWSHVYAPLLHANWHGFTPTDWVFPTFLFVVGNALAFALPKYAALGHGAVVAKVIKRSALIFLLGFLLYWFPFFGPDGAGGFKPLPLADTRIPGVLQRIGLCFGSAALVLHFFKGRGAAIFAVLALAGHWLVLALWGDYSLAGNAAAKVDLWLLGERHLYHGEGIPFDPEGLLGTLPATVNVIAGYYAGRLLLARGAGWETLAKLMMAGVACVAIALCWSGVLPINKKLWTGSYVLLTVGLDLLVLPLLVYAIELRGMRRGTYFFEVFGKNTLFIYLLSEVLVIVMVKTFVGSATVYDWLYATLFAPLAAPKVASLLFAVIFMLGCWLVGWWLDRRRIYIKV; from the coding sequence ATGCAGCTCGATGCCTGGCGTGCCGGCCGGCGCCTACTGGCGCGCCTTCGAGCAGGCGGTGCGGCGTTGAGCGCGCAGGCCCGTTTCCTGTCGCTGGACGTGCTGCGCGGCCTGACGGTCGCGCTGATGATCGTCGTGAACACGCCGGGCAGCTGGAGCCACGTGTACGCGCCGCTGCTGCACGCAAACTGGCACGGCTTCACGCCGACCGACTGGGTCTTCCCGACGTTCCTGTTCGTGGTCGGCAATGCGCTGGCGTTCGCGCTGCCGAAGTACGCCGCACTGGGCCACGGCGCCGTGGTGGCGAAGGTCATCAAGCGCAGCGCGCTGATTTTCCTGCTTGGCTTCCTGCTGTACTGGTTTCCGTTCTTCGGGCCCGATGGTGCCGGCGGCTTCAAACCGCTGCCCCTGGCGGACACACGCATCCCGGGCGTGCTGCAGCGCATCGGCCTGTGCTTCGGCAGCGCCGCGCTGGTGCTGCATTTCTTCAAGGGGCGCGGCGCGGCAATCTTTGCCGTGCTGGCGCTGGCGGGGCACTGGCTGGTGCTGGCGTTGTGGGGCGACTATTCGCTGGCCGGCAACGCCGCGGCCAAGGTCGACCTGTGGCTGCTGGGCGAGCGTCACCTGTACCACGGCGAGGGCATTCCGTTCGATCCGGAAGGGCTGCTGGGCACCTTGCCGGCCACCGTCAACGTCATCGCCGGCTATTATGCCGGGCGCCTGTTGCTGGCGCGCGGTGCCGGCTGGGAGACGCTGGCGAAGCTGATGATGGCGGGCGTGGCGTGCGTGGCGATCGCGCTGTGCTGGAGCGGCGTCCTGCCCATCAACAAGAAGCTGTGGACCGGGTCTTACGTGCTGCTGACGGTGGGGCTGGACCTGCTGGTCCTGCCGTTGCTGGTGTACGCCATCGAGCTGCGTGGCATGCGGCGCGGGACGTACTTCTTCGAGGTGTTCGGCAAGAACACGCTGTTCATTTATCTGCTGTCGGAGGTGCTGGTGATCGTCATGGTCAAGACCTTCGTCGGCTCCGCTACCGTGTATGACTGGCTGTACGCAACGCTGTTCGCGCCGCTGGCCGCGCCCAAGGTGGCTTCGCTGCTGTTTGCCGTGATATTCATGCTGGGGTGCTGGCTGGTGGGGTGGTGGCTGGACCGGCGGCGCATCTACATCAAGGTGTAG
- a CDS encoding glycosyl hydrolase — MRHLLSFLGAAMLAGAVHAAPAVVVSPYKHLPQYWPDDSVITVAQGAFLAQAGRPAALTWAFATGECGSETWNGRPGQAVAHANTKAFERAGVDYIVSTGGQGGVFTCASDAGMEAFIARYDTPRLLGFDFDIEAEQTPAQIRALTDRIAVAQRKHPHLRFSFTVATHAASDGSQASLNPMAERVLAAVRASGIKDYLLNLMVMDYGPASSKVCVLRGERCDMGASALQAARNVHAKYGVPFAQIELTPMIGVNDVVENVFTLADAATVARGVRELGLAGLHYWSLDRDTPCEAKGADARCSSMPGVPAGAYWRAFEQAVRR; from the coding sequence ATGCGTCACCTTCTTTCCTTCCTCGGCGCGGCGATGCTGGCCGGCGCGGTTCACGCCGCGCCGGCCGTCGTCGTCAGCCCGTACAAGCACCTGCCGCAGTACTGGCCTGACGACAGTGTCATCACCGTCGCGCAAGGCGCCTTCCTGGCGCAGGCAGGCCGGCCAGCCGCGCTGACCTGGGCCTTCGCCACCGGCGAGTGCGGCAGCGAGACCTGGAACGGCCGTCCCGGCCAGGCCGTGGCGCACGCCAACACGAAAGCCTTCGAGCGCGCCGGCGTCGATTACATCGTCTCCACCGGCGGCCAGGGCGGCGTGTTCACGTGCGCCAGCGACGCCGGCATGGAGGCGTTCATCGCCCGCTACGACACGCCGCGGCTGCTCGGCTTCGACTTCGACATCGAGGCGGAGCAGACCCCGGCGCAGATCCGCGCGCTGACCGACCGTATCGCCGTGGCCCAGCGCAAGCATCCGCACCTGCGCTTCAGCTTCACGGTGGCGACGCACGCGGCGTCCGACGGCAGCCAGGCCAGCCTGAATCCGATGGCCGAGCGGGTGCTGGCCGCCGTGCGCGCCAGCGGCATCAAGGATTACTTGCTGAACCTGATGGTGATGGACTACGGACCCGCCAGCAGCAAGGTGTGCGTGCTGCGCGGCGAACGCTGCGACATGGGCGCTTCCGCCCTGCAGGCGGCGCGCAACGTCCATGCGAAATACGGCGTGCCGTTCGCGCAGATCGAACTGACGCCGATGATCGGCGTGAACGACGTCGTCGAGAACGTCTTCACGCTGGCGGACGCCGCCACCGTCGCACGCGGCGTGCGCGAGCTGGGGCTGGCCGGGCTGCATTACTGGTCGCTGGATCGCGATACGCCATGCGAGGCGAAAGGGGCGGATGCGCGATGCAGCTCGATGCCTGGCGTGCCGGCCGGCGCCTACTGGCGCGCCTTCGAGCAGGCGGTGCGGCGTTGA
- a CDS encoding DUF5009 domain-containing protein has product MPANRLVSLDAFRGCVIAAMIWVNYIAGMPGIPYWLEHAGPRADGITLPDIVFPAFLFIVGIAIPLALQRAVGHVTPALLGRLLWRAASLMVAGVVLANAYRYDAASASLSRPWYFLLFYAAMMLLWRQRDEGARAWPFWLGTALMLFLLVSFRGTLNAEFDSPYLQHTWWGILGMIGWSYLVCSLVYLAARGDGTALMAALAGLLALYLGGTAGALDWLPAAVSAFVNVPQLLGSTAANVLAGTIVGRLFVRGAAGGHRERIRFMAWFALGLFICGLLLRPYHGINKIHATAAYTLVCAGIVLALFLLCYVLVDVWGWRRWTVVVLPAGTNALFAYIAPDLWEQLAAVLHLPRWWWPYLASGGIPGLLNAVVMTVAMLGLTALANRIGLRLKF; this is encoded by the coding sequence ATGCCCGCTAACCGCCTCGTCAGCCTCGACGCCTTCCGCGGCTGCGTCATCGCGGCGATGATCTGGGTGAACTACATCGCCGGCATGCCGGGCATCCCTTACTGGCTGGAGCACGCCGGGCCGCGCGCGGACGGCATCACCCTGCCCGACATCGTCTTCCCCGCGTTCCTGTTCATCGTCGGCATCGCCATCCCCCTGGCGCTGCAGCGCGCCGTCGGCCACGTAACGCCCGCCCTGCTGGGCCGCCTGCTGTGGCGAGCCGCCAGCCTGATGGTGGCAGGGGTCGTGCTGGCCAACGCCTACCGCTACGACGCGGCCAGCGCATCGCTGTCCCGCCCCTGGTACTTTCTGCTGTTTTATGCGGCCATGATGCTGCTGTGGCGCCAGCGTGACGAGGGGGCGCGCGCCTGGCCTTTCTGGCTGGGTACCGCGCTGATGCTGTTCCTGCTGGTGTCGTTCCGCGGCACGCTCAACGCGGAATTCGACAGTCCTTACCTGCAGCACACGTGGTGGGGCATCCTCGGCATGATCGGCTGGAGCTACCTGGTGTGCAGCCTGGTCTACCTGGCCGCGCGGGGCGACGGCACGGCCTTGATGGCGGCCCTCGCCGGCCTGCTGGCGCTGTACCTGGGCGGCACGGCCGGCGCGTTGGACTGGCTGCCGGCCGCGGTGAGCGCCTTCGTCAACGTGCCCCAGCTCTTGGGATCGACGGCCGCCAACGTGCTGGCCGGGACCATCGTCGGGCGGCTGTTCGTGCGCGGTGCCGCTGGCGGCCACCGCGAGCGCATCCGCTTCATGGCCTGGTTCGCGCTGGGCCTGTTCATCTGCGGCCTGCTGCTGCGGCCCTACCACGGCATCAACAAGATCCACGCGACGGCGGCCTACACGCTGGTATGCGCCGGCATCGTGCTGGCGCTGTTCCTGCTATGTTACGTGCTGGTGGACGTGTGGGGCTGGCGGCGCTGGACCGTGGTCGTGCTGCCTGCCGGGACCAATGCGCTGTTCGCCTACATCGCGCCGGACTTGTGGGAGCAGCTGGCCGCGGTGCTGCATCTGCCGCGCTGGTGGTGGCCGTATCTTGCCAGCGGCGGTATACCCGGGTTGCTGAATGCGGTCGTCATGACGGTAGCGATGCTGGGGTTGACGGCGCTGGCAAACCGGATCGGCTTGCGGCTGAAGTTCTAG
- a CDS encoding TonB-dependent receptor, giving the protein MKRNLTPIAAAVAILITGSGMAYAQQASDQNKDMTVITVTGVRAALEQSLNQKRNADSLVEVITAEDVGKMPDKSVADSLQRVPGVSVATAGGTEGGFGENDRVSLKGTPSNLALTTLNGHTVSSGDWYISNITSGGRSVSYSMFPSELIGRVTVHKSSQANLIEGGASGNVDIETRKPLSFKKPFTLMGSIEGVYSEGSKKKDAQFSALANWKNEQNNMGVLVQVFDEKRTLRRMGQEFLWWDKVTPGIAPDWIKANPEVEGKWLSLLTGSSLFQQERERKGGMIDVQFKVNKDFSFDINGFYTRLDADNVNANFMMAPYQALSNNWSGVGGVVPSSYTIAGNQITSITFPAACPAGLNCANMGPSVQDIIARPGSYSDSKFVNFDWQWRASDSLRFTGQIGTTRGTGYARDYGYEAWLAYAGTSLTMHGLGAPANVTVDNAATFNPRTGADFFGGWASDTTAKDKETYGQIDGSWQAPWAAVPTLHFGVRAAKHDRDLTWLQGTIAPAGGLLANRPKGLTNYPTSPLANVLQGGWTFTGDSMKEWGDTYVSFNQHAYQSEFQIREKATAAYVMGDLELGRFTGNVGVRFVRTEIDVANGSPNNVWNPVRSSNTYNDFLPSINLKTNVTDNVVVRAAASRTLARPDFGALGALSLNDLTYSGSGGNPNLKPIMSNNVDVGAEWYFMPKSLLGVNVYNMNIGSYVTYGASTAQFYNNSVKAVTTYNMSAALNTKARVRGVELQYVQDLGNGFGFNVNYTYADGEERAKAPKSACADLGDCNMIGTSKNSYNASVFYENERFSARLNYSFRSAFLNGLDRNSAIYQDDVGTVSASVNYNLTENLTLSLEGKDLNDPLLKSYASSKEQPRAFYKNGKQIFFGVRGKM; this is encoded by the coding sequence ATGAAGCGCAATTTGACACCGATCGCGGCCGCTGTCGCGATCCTGATCACCGGCAGTGGTATGGCCTACGCCCAGCAAGCCAGCGACCAGAACAAGGACATGACCGTCATCACCGTGACCGGCGTACGGGCCGCACTGGAACAGTCGCTGAACCAGAAGCGCAACGCCGACTCGCTGGTCGAGGTGATCACGGCCGAAGACGTGGGCAAGATGCCCGACAAGAGCGTCGCCGACTCGCTGCAGCGCGTGCCTGGCGTTTCCGTCGCCACCGCCGGCGGCACCGAAGGCGGCTTCGGCGAGAACGACCGCGTCAGCCTGAAGGGCACCCCCTCGAACCTCGCGCTGACGACCCTGAACGGCCATACCGTCTCCAGCGGCGACTGGTACATCTCGAACATCACCAGCGGCGGCCGCTCAGTCAGCTACTCGATGTTCCCGTCCGAGCTGATCGGCCGCGTTACCGTCCATAAGAGCTCGCAGGCCAACCTGATCGAAGGCGGTGCCTCGGGCAATGTCGACATCGAGACCCGCAAGCCATTGAGCTTCAAGAAGCCGTTCACCCTGATGGGTTCCATCGAGGGCGTGTACAGCGAAGGCTCGAAGAAGAAGGACGCGCAGTTCTCCGCGCTGGCGAACTGGAAGAACGAACAGAACAACATGGGCGTGCTGGTCCAGGTGTTCGACGAAAAACGCACCCTGCGCCGCATGGGCCAGGAATTCCTGTGGTGGGACAAGGTCACGCCAGGCATCGCGCCGGACTGGATCAAGGCCAACCCCGAGGTGGAAGGCAAATGGCTGTCGCTGCTGACCGGTTCCTCGCTGTTCCAGCAGGAGCGCGAGCGCAAGGGCGGCATGATCGACGTGCAGTTCAAGGTCAACAAGGACTTCAGCTTCGACATCAACGGCTTCTACACGCGCCTGGATGCCGACAACGTCAACGCCAACTTCATGATGGCGCCGTACCAGGCGCTGTCGAACAACTGGTCGGGCGTCGGCGGCGTGGTGCCGTCCAGCTACACGATCGCCGGCAACCAGATCACGTCGATCACGTTCCCGGCCGCCTGCCCGGCAGGCCTGAACTGCGCCAACATGGGCCCGTCCGTGCAGGACATCATCGCCCGCCCCGGTTCCTATTCCGATTCGAAGTTCGTCAACTTCGACTGGCAATGGCGCGCCAGCGATTCGCTGCGCTTCACCGGCCAGATCGGCACCACGCGCGGCACTGGCTACGCTCGTGACTACGGCTACGAAGCCTGGCTGGCCTATGCGGGCACCAGCCTGACGATGCATGGCCTGGGTGCGCCGGCCAACGTCACCGTCGACAATGCCGCCACGTTCAATCCGCGCACGGGCGCCGACTTCTTCGGTGGCTGGGCTTCGGACACGACGGCCAAGGACAAGGAAACCTACGGCCAGATCGATGGTTCCTGGCAGGCGCCGTGGGCGGCCGTGCCGACCCTGCACTTCGGTGTGCGCGCGGCCAAGCATGACCGCGACCTGACCTGGCTGCAGGGCACGATCGCACCGGCCGGCGGCCTGCTGGCCAACCGTCCGAAAGGCCTGACGAACTACCCGACGAGCCCACTGGCCAACGTGCTGCAGGGCGGCTGGACCTTCACCGGCGACTCGATGAAGGAGTGGGGCGATACCTACGTGTCGTTCAACCAGCATGCCTACCAGAGCGAATTCCAGATTCGCGAGAAGGCGACGGCCGCCTACGTGATGGGCGACCTGGAACTGGGCCGCTTCACGGGTAACGTGGGCGTGCGCTTCGTGCGCACCGAGATCGACGTGGCCAACGGCTCGCCGAACAACGTATGGAATCCGGTGCGCTCGTCGAACACGTACAACGACTTCCTGCCGAGCATCAACCTGAAGACCAACGTGACGGACAACGTGGTGGTGCGCGCCGCCGCAAGCCGCACGCTGGCGCGGCCGGACTTCGGCGCACTGGGCGCGCTGTCGCTGAACGACCTGACGTACTCCGGCTCGGGCGGCAATCCGAACCTCAAACCCATCATGTCGAACAACGTCGACGTGGGCGCGGAGTGGTACTTCATGCCGAAGTCGCTGCTGGGCGTGAACGTCTACAACATGAACATCGGTTCCTATGTCACGTACGGCGCCTCCACGGCGCAGTTCTACAACAACTCCGTCAAGGCCGTCACCACGTACAACATGAGCGCGGCGCTGAACACCAAGGCACGCGTGCGCGGCGTCGAGCTGCAGTACGTGCAGGACCTGGGCAACGGCTTCGGCTTCAACGTCAACTACACGTATGCGGACGGCGAGGAACGCGCCAAGGCGCCGAAATCGGCCTGCGCCGACCTGGGTGACTGCAATATGATCGGCACGTCGAAGAACTCGTACAACGCCAGCGTGTTCTATGAAAACGAGCGCTTCAGCGCGCGCCTGAACTACAGCTTCCGGTCGGCGTTCCTGAATGGCCTGGATCGCAACAGCGCGATCTACCAGGACGATGTCGGCACCGTCTCGGCTTCCGTCAACTACAACCTGACCGAAAACCTGACGCTGTCGCTGGAAGGCAAGGACCTGAACGATCCGCTGCTGAAGTCCTATGCCTCGTCGAAAGAGCAGCCACGCGCGTTCTACAAGAACGGCAAGCAGATCTTCTTCGGCGTGCGCGGCAAGATGTAA